Genomic window (Vibrio coralliirubri):
TCTACGATCACCTTTACCGCGACATTGAAGAGTTCCGCAGTACTTTTGGTCTGCCTGTTGCTGCTCCTGAAACAATGGACGAAAGAGGCGATACGCTACATACCTCTCTAGCGATCGAAGAACTAACAGAACTTGCAGAAGCTGACTCTAAAATCGAACAAGCGGACGCTATTGTAGACAGCGTTTATGTTTTGATGGGACGCTTGGTTCACCTTGGTCAAGCTAAGGTTGAAGATAACCTAGCAATCAGCTACCTGATCGACCTACTGTTGAATGTTTCTAAAAACCGCTCAATTGACTTCTTGCCTTGCTGGGACGAAGTACACTCAAGCAACATGAGCAAAGTATGTCGCAACGAAACTGAATACGCTGAAACAGAAGCTTTCTATGCTGAGCAGAACATCAAGCTGATGGCGGTTCAAAAAGGCGAATACATCATCGCTAAGTGTGCGGAAGATTTCGTATCTGAAGGCAAGACAGTTCGCCAAGGTAAAGTACTAAAATCTGTACACTACCGCCCTGCGAACCTAGAGCCACTAACGGCTTAAGTAAGGTTAAGACTGAAGCAGTTTGAAGCTTCAGCTAATTTGAATAGCAAACGCCACGTTTAAATAACGTGGCGTTTTATTATCTGTCAGTCAATTCTAACTGTGCGTTAATCGTAGCTGTGTGCTAATTGTAGCTAACTAAGTGCTATACCAGTCGCGCCATATGATAAGCCGCCACATATTCGCCATTTCTGAAAGCGAACCCCGCGGACTCTCCTTCAATCACGAAACCGAACTTCTTATACAGGCTAATCGCTCTTTCGTTATCGGTATACACCGTTAACTCCATTCGCTTGATGTTAATCCAGTTATCACACAAGTCGATTGCTGTTGCGAGCAGTTGGCTACCGACACCTTTGCCTAACACATCATCTTTAACACCCATACCGAATGAAGCAACATGACGCCTTCGCGGGTTTACACACACTTCCATTCCCAAATTACCAACAATCTCATCGTCGATCATCGCGACATACGAGTACACGTTGTCAGGCATATTAGAGATTCGTTTTTGCCAGCTTTCCAGCGATGGATTTGGGAGTTGCAGCGTACCGGTATAAGCATTAGTGCATTCGTAAATTTCTTTGATTCCCTTTGCATCTGACGGCTCAGACCGTCTCACTATAATACTCATCGCAACTCCTAATATTTCTTCGCTAAATATGAAACACATCCTCAATGTGCACCTAAACACACTAACAAATAGTAAATATTTAACAATAGGTTAGGAAAAATTGTTTTGATTAAATCTGATATAGAGTAGAGATATAGGTGTACTTAAAAGAATGCAGCTCACTCGATTCAAGTCTTACCATCTTGTACCACGAAGAAAGAACCAAACCTTACGTAATTTAGGAAGGCTTATAAAGAAGACCAGAAACTTACGCTTCTGGTCTTCTTAATATAACTCTGGTTTTATTATATAACTCTCATCTTCTTGCAGAGCTTTGCTCAGCGATTAAGACTCCATTTCTAAGTCACTTTTCTCTAGGCTGATGACATTCAAAACCGCGAATGCTGAGGCTAGGAATAAGCCCAATATCCAAACAAAATACCACATGAGAAACTCCTTAATACAGTGAATGGCCATTACGTTCGACATACTCGCTATCGAGTCGTCCAAACATGGTTCGATAACTAAAAGCGGTATAACACAGGATGATTGGCACCATCACAAACGCCACACCTATCATGATGTTCAAGGTCAGTTCACTGGAGGTTGAATCCCACAACGTTAGGCTATGACTCGGGTTAACGCTAGACGGGATAATAAACGGGAACATCGAGAAACCAGCCGTTAAGATGATGCAAGCGTTAGTCAGGCTTGAACTGATAAAAGCAATCACATCCCATTTTAACCTTGCGCCAATCAAAGCCAACAATGGAATCGTCACGCTGCCGAGCGGTGCGAACCACATCCAAGAGTACGTATCGAAGTTGGTTAACCAAGCGCCTGCTTGTGTGACGACTTCTTTGTTCAAAGGATTCGAAGCCGAGCTATGATCCATCGCACTGACTATCAGATACCCATCAGTGTGGTTTATCGCCATACAGCCAACAACCATAAGGAAAGCGACAAGTACCGCACTCGCCTGCGTCACCGTTCTTGCCTTTTTGTACACTGCGTCTGTGGTTTTCATC
Coding sequences:
- a CDS encoding nucleoside triphosphate pyrophosphohydrolase family protein, translated to MNLSQLSQEIYDHLYRDIEEFRSTFGLPVAAPETMDERGDTLHTSLAIEELTELAEADSKIEQADAIVDSVYVLMGRLVHLGQAKVEDNLAISYLIDLLLNVSKNRSIDFLPCWDEVHSSNMSKVCRNETEYAETEAFYAEQNIKLMAVQKGEYIIAKCAEDFVSEGKTVRQGKVLKSVHYRPANLEPLTA
- the cydX gene encoding cytochrome bd-I oxidase subunit CydX; protein product: MWYFVWILGLFLASAFAVLNVISLEKSDLEMES
- the cydB gene encoding cytochrome d ubiquinol oxidase subunit II; its protein translation is MFEYDTLRLIWWVLIGVLLIGFMITDGFDMGVGALLPFIGKTNAERRVMINSIAPHWDGNQVWLITAGGALFAAWPLVYATSFSSLYVAMYLVLISLWLRPLALEYRAKIDSDQWRQVCDLAISFSGFFPPILFGVAFGNLMQGLPFTLNSLLMVEYLGSFIDLINPFALLCGLVGLLMALLQGSAWLMMKTTDAVYKKARTVTQASAVLVAFLMVVGCMAINHTDGYLIVSAMDHSSASNPLNKEVVTQAGAWLTNFDTYSWMWFAPLGSVTIPLLALIGARLKWDVIAFISSSLTNACIILTAGFSMFPFIIPSSVNPSHSLTLWDSTSSELTLNIMIGVAFVMVPIILCYTAFSYRTMFGRLDSEYVERNGHSLY
- a CDS encoding GNAT family N-acetyltransferase, whose product is MSIIVRRSEPSDAKGIKEIYECTNAYTGTLQLPNPSLESWQKRISNMPDNVYSYVAMIDDEIVGNLGMEVCVNPRRRHVASFGMGVKDDVLGKGVGSQLLATAIDLCDNWINIKRMELTVYTDNERAISLYKKFGFVIEGESAGFAFRNGEYVAAYHMARLV